GCGACTGCCCCGCGCGGCCATCCACGTCATTCCAAACGGCATTGAACTCGAGCGGTTTGACCAGCCTCAATTCTCGACCTGTCGAACAGAACTCCGTCGCTCTCTCGGATTCGACCCGCAAGATCAGTTGGTGTTAGTGCCGGCAGTATTGCGCGAAGGGAAGGGGCATGAGCGACTCATCCAAGCCGCACCGGCACTGCGGGCACGGGTGCCGGCTGTGCGTATCCTCTTTGCCGGCGGTGGCCCGCGCGAGAGGGCGCTTCGCCTGCAAGCCCAGTCCGCTGACGGCGCCATCATCTTCCTGGGGCCACGTCAGGACATCCCGGAGCTGTTAGCCGCCTGCGATCTGGTGGTGCTTGTTTCAGATGCTGAGGCCCTGCCCACTGCCTTGATAGAAGCGGCCGCTGCTGGCCGCCCGGTGGTGGCCACGCGTGTCGGCGGTGCCGCAGAAGTGGTGGAGCACGGCCGTACCGGCTGGTTGGTACCGCCCGATGATCCGGTTGCACTGGTGGAGGCCATGGCTAATCTCCTGAATGATCGTCGGCGCGCTCGAGCCTTCGGCGCGACAGCACGCCAACTGGCCTACGAGCGGTTTTCCATTGACCTTCAGCTCGAGCGTACCTTGGCGCTTTGGTCAGAAGTGGTCAGAGGAGCACAACGATGAAGATTATCTGGAGCATCCCGGTTCGTGGCGAACGTCTGACGTCCGCTCGCGGCGATCTTGTGCGGGCGCGGCGGTTGATCGAGGCGCTGCGAGAGGACGGACATGATGTGCGTGTGGTCGAGGACGCAGCCGCAGGCTATTCGGATTTCATCATTTCGGCCTACCGCCGGGTGGTACGACGCGCCCTGCCCCGAAAGCTCGCTCTCCTGCTCAGGGATGTCGGTCGCTGGCTGCATGCACGCCAACACGGTCGCCGCGTCGCCGCTGCCGCGCTCAGGGAGAGGGCCGACGTCATCATTGAGACCCAGGTACACCTGGCTGGCTCAGGTGCCTTAGCGACGAAGCTGAGCGGCATCCCGCTCATCCTCGATGACTGCTCGCCGAGCAGCGAAGAGATAATCTTAGGCGCGGGCTGGCCGGGTCTCGTGCGCCGCGTGTTGAGGCAGCAGATTCGAGCGGCCTCGGTCATCGTGGCTGTGTCTGCTGCCGCGCGGGAGCGATTGATGGAAGAAGGTGCACCTGCCCATAAGGTGTTCATCATACCGAATGGTGTTGACCTGACCGCCTACGGGCAGGGGTCTCGTGAAGCCATGCGACAACGACTCGGCTTGGCCGACCGGATCGTACTTGGCTTTGTCGGATCTTTCCAACCCTGGCATCGAGTAGAACTTCTGGTCGAAGCCTTGGCCCTTCTACGAAACTATTGTCGCCTTCAGGTGGTTCTTGTGGGAGATGGCCCCTGCCGGGATTCGGTCTTAGCCGCCAGCCGCCGCTTGAACGTTAGCGATCGCGTTACGGCCGTAGGTGCAGTCTCGCCGTCC
The Blastocatellia bacterium DNA segment above includes these coding regions:
- a CDS encoding glycosyltransferase family 4 protein, yielding RLPRAAIHVIPNGIELERFDQPQFSTCRTELRRSLGFDPQDQLVLVPAVLREGKGHERLIQAAPALRARVPAVRILFAGGGPRERALRLQAQSADGAIIFLGPRQDIPELLAACDLVVLVSDAEALPTALIEAAAAGRPVVATRVGGAAEVVEHGRTGWLVPPDDPVALVEAMANLLNDRRRARAFGATARQLAYERFSIDLQLERTLALWSEVVRGAQR
- a CDS encoding glycosyltransferase family 4 protein codes for the protein MKIIWSIPVRGERLTSARGDLVRARRLIEALREDGHDVRVVEDAAAGYSDFIISAYRRVVRRALPRKLALLLRDVGRWLHARQHGRRVAAAALRERADVIIETQVHLAGSGALATKLSGIPLILDDCSPSSEEIILGAGWPGLVRRVLRQQIRAASVIVAVSAAARERLMEEGAPAHKVFIIPNGVDLTAYGQGSREAMRQRLGLADRIVLGFVGSFQPWHRVELLVEALALLRNYCRLQVVLVGDGPCRDSVLAASRRLNVSDRVTAVGAVSPSEVPEFLSAFDVGVLPGSNDYGHPMKLLEYAAAGLPSVAPDLPSIRSVIEHGVTGLLFSAGQVNSLAATLAQLVTDEQLRHRLGACARRQIALGASWRDRACSLVSAFKMPILASDCEGEPIGVQTTSLTERGRQ